A single genomic interval of Argopecten irradians isolate NY chromosome 8, Ai_NY, whole genome shotgun sequence harbors:
- the LOC138330059 gene encoding uncharacterized protein, whose translation MAVPPGGLQEICFSFDTTGSMYSCLDEVRGRIQDMIQRLQADIPGIRIAVFAHGDYCDKSNYITKHIDFSTDVATLCKWVNDVGRTGGGDADECYELVLHEVQSLDWTPGSQRALVMIGDNNPHEPGYPQNKKKLNWRTEADNLSKMGVRIYSVQCKNYSGADHFYETIAEKTDGQYLKLAQFTNLFDFIMSICYREKGAEFLQDYEKEVRAREATGGIHKDLDNLFGVLRRADSSHDDTKMDTTAVPKPVPLIKPPSLTKVPSLTAMKKKLGRTSSASKRTRTGVKNRKVTKKELPPKPRRENVPESSFSLSGRRWSNWQTCLSCDKTDSELWEKRNGGHLGYRRKHIFDGRLTRPTLYEFSVQTAAGHKRHIMYSKLCHGLTNDGKWEHRLLGQKDIRGQIEDILSKGCSVAVRRLKLINRKNSKAKAINSLRCYDYAWRRQGSLRTTHRSVIKGSVHISNDVF comes from the exons ATGGCAGTACCACCTGGCGGATTACaggaaatatgtttttccttcGACACAACTGGATCCATGTACAGCTGTCTGGACGAGGTACGGGGACGGATCCAGGATATGATCCAACGTCTTCAAGCGGACATTCCCGGAATCAGGATCGCTGTCTTCGCTCATGGCGATTACTGTGACAAATCTAACTACATCACAAAACATATCGACTTTTCCACCGACGTTGCGACGCTGTGTAAGTGGGTAAACGACGTCGGGAGGACAGGTGGCGGCGACGCAGACGAATGTTACGAGCTGGTTCTGCACGAGGTCCAAAGTCTGGACTGGACGCCAGGATCACAAAGGGCGCTGGTCATGATTGGGGACAACAACCCACATGAACCTGGATATCCCCAAAAcaagaaaaaattaaattggAGAACGGAAGCAGACAACCTATCGAAAATG GGTGTCCGTATTTATTCTGTCCAGTGCAAGAACTATTCAGGAGCAGACCATTTCTACGAAACCATAGCCGAGAAAACTGATGGCCAATACCTTAAACTCGCCCAGTTCAccaatttatttgatttcatcatGTCGATCTGCTACAGAGAAAAGGGAGCAGAATttctacag GATTACGAAAAGGAGGTGAGAGCTCGAGAGGCTACAGGTGGTATTCACAAAGATTTGGACAATCTGTTTGGGGTTCTCCGGCGGGCTGATAGTAGTCATGACGACACAAAAATGGACACAACTGCGGTACCAAAACCTGTGCCCCTGATCAAGCCACCGTCCCTCACCAAAGTACCATCATTGACGGCCATGAAGAAAAAACTAGGCAGAACTTCTTCGGCGTCTAAGCGTACACGAACAGGAGTGAAAAATCGCAAAGTGACCAAG AAAGAATTGCCACCGAAACCGAGAAGAGAAAATGTACCTGAATCAAGCTTCTCTCTATCCGGCAGAAGGTGGAGTAATTGGCAAACGTGCCTGTCATGTGATAAAACTGATAGTGAATTATGGGAGAAAAGAAATGGTGGTCATCTTGGTTACAGAAGGAAACATATCTTTGATGGGAGGCTGACAAGACCGACCCTTTACGAATTCTCAGTTCAAACAGCTGCCGGTCACAAACGGCATATCATGTACTCAAAACTTTGTCACGGATTGACAAACGATGGCAAATGGGAACATCGTCTACTTGGACAAAAAGACATTCGTGGCCAAATTGAGGACATTCTCTCTAAAGGTTGTTCGGTCGCTGTGCGACGTTTAAAACTTATCAACAGAAAAAACAGCAAAGCTAAGGCAATCAATTCATTACGTTGCTATGACTACGCATGGCGTCGCCAAGGCAGTCTGCGCACAACACATAGATCTGTTATCAAAGGTTCTGTCCATATCTCTAACGATGTTTTCTAA
- the LOC138330056 gene encoding uncharacterized protein isoform X1: MAADESKKCYFVAKCDSIASLRKCINTSKWACRNRQQPPHPGDILTQARNNGNCVVIIFSVNNCHGWHGYAEMASDIHDKLSTDSCSTKATHEGCDSMIMETFQTTENDHHVDGNVSNHSDWKFFDVKWKRHFLNEFGERCLSFQATDGEKFQLKDDTPLNKARNWQEVPSGIGENLCVLINNFHDELKNKRQEKIKMAEENIPPPFFLSSDDVDLMNENWMKILEKITKELGSIVMACPFGSRRYNLHTPTSDMDMFLVYQAKTEDILGFNPPKQTLKSNDAESCDFTIHEIFRFGELLMSGDHRCVETLFIADETLVHTSPAFKHLQQNRSLFVNRNCLEKYLRDACGSKGTKQLYRWTDGHSPTEVLTDRMSKLAYIIIRLLQNAVDIIKGGPIIVYRLDESTEKEMLMKIRHGALTIGETLDEINRLLSIINDNKADVPDNTKDVTAFLENWLIQLRREQF, from the exons ATGGCTGCTGATGAGAGTAAAAAGTGTTATTTCGTTGCCAAATGTGACAGTATAGCATCATTACGCAAGTGTATCAACACATCAAAATGGGCCTGCAGAAATAGGCAGCAGCCCCCACATCCAGGTGATATTCTCACACAAGCACGGAATAATGGCAATTGTGTTGTCATCATATTCAGTGTAAACAACTGCCATGGATGGCATGGTTATGCTGAAATGGCAAGTGACATCCATGACAAGTTGAGTACTGATTCCTGTTCTACTAAGGCAACCCATGAAGGATGTGATTCCATGATAATGGAAACGTTTCAAACAACAGAAAATGATCATCATGTAGATGGAAATGTTTCTAATCACTCTGATTGGAAGTTTTTTGACGTGAAATGGAAAAGACATTTTCTGAATGAATTTGGTGAAAGATGCCTCAGTTTTCAAGCGACAGATGGAGAAAAGTTTCAACTCAAAGACGACACACCGTTAAACAAAGCCAGGAATTGGCAGGAAGTACCCTCAGGCATCGGAGAAAACTTATGTGTTTTGATTAATAACTTTCATGATGAACTGAAAAACAAACGtcaggaaaaaataaaaatggctgAGGAAAATATACCACCTCCATTTTTCCTTTCATCAGATGATGTAGATTTGATGAACGAAAATTGGATGAAGATATTAGAGAAAATCACAAAAGAGCTCGGCAGCATTGTAATGGCATGTCCTTTTGGAAGCAGGAG ATATAACCTCCACACCCCTACAAGTGACATGGACATGTTCTTGGTGTACCAGGCAAAAACAGAAGATATTTTGGGATTCAACCCTCCTAAACAAACTCTAAAA AGTAATGATGCAGAGTCATGTGACTTCACCATCCATGAAATATTCCGTTTCGGGGAGCTCCTGATGTCTGGAGATCATAGATGTGTGGAAACATTATTTATCGCAGATGAAACTCTGGTCCATACAAGTCCTGCATTTAAACATCTCCAGCAAAACAGGAGTCTCTTTGTCAACAG GAACTGTCTGGAGAAATACCTTCGTGATGCCTGTGGAAGCAAAGGAACTAAGCAACTATATCGCTGGACAGATGGACATTCTCCAACAGAAGTTCTCACTGACCGCATGTCTAAACTCGCTTATATCATCATCCGTCTTCTTCAAAATGCAGT GGACATCATTAAAGGAGGGCCAATCATTGTATATAGGCTAGATGAATCAACAGAAAAGGAAATGCTGATGAAGATTAGACACGGCGCATTAACCATTGGAGAAACGTTGGACGAAATCAACAG GCTCCTGTCAATTATAAATGACAATAAAGCAGATGTACCAGACAATACTAAGGATGTGACCGCTTTCCTAGAAAACTGGCTTATTCAACTCAGAAGGGAACAATTCTGA
- the LOC138330056 gene encoding uncharacterized protein isoform X2, with the protein MASDIHDKLSTDSCSTKATHEGCDSMIMETFQTTENDHHVDGNVSNHSDWKFFDVKWKRHFLNEFGERCLSFQATDGEKFQLKDDTPLNKARNWQEVPSGIGENLCVLINNFHDELKNKRQEKIKMAEENIPPPFFLSSDDVDLMNENWMKILEKITKELGSIVMACPFGSRRYNLHTPTSDMDMFLVYQAKTEDILGFNPPKQTLKSNDAESCDFTIHEIFRFGELLMSGDHRCVETLFIADETLVHTSPAFKHLQQNRSLFVNRNCLEKYLRDACGSKGTKQLYRWTDGHSPTEVLTDRMSKLAYIIIRLLQNAVDIIKGGPIIVYRLDESTEKEMLMKIRHGALTIGETLDEINRLLSIINDNKADVPDNTKDVTAFLENWLIQLRREQF; encoded by the exons ATGGCAAGTGACATCCATGACAAGTTGAGTACTGATTCCTGTTCTACTAAGGCAACCCATGAAGGATGTGATTCCATGATAATGGAAACGTTTCAAACAACAGAAAATGATCATCATGTAGATGGAAATGTTTCTAATCACTCTGATTGGAAGTTTTTTGACGTGAAATGGAAAAGACATTTTCTGAATGAATTTGGTGAAAGATGCCTCAGTTTTCAAGCGACAGATGGAGAAAAGTTTCAACTCAAAGACGACACACCGTTAAACAAAGCCAGGAATTGGCAGGAAGTACCCTCAGGCATCGGAGAAAACTTATGTGTTTTGATTAATAACTTTCATGATGAACTGAAAAACAAACGtcaggaaaaaataaaaatggctgAGGAAAATATACCACCTCCATTTTTCCTTTCATCAGATGATGTAGATTTGATGAACGAAAATTGGATGAAGATATTAGAGAAAATCACAAAAGAGCTCGGCAGCATTGTAATGGCATGTCCTTTTGGAAGCAGGAG ATATAACCTCCACACCCCTACAAGTGACATGGACATGTTCTTGGTGTACCAGGCAAAAACAGAAGATATTTTGGGATTCAACCCTCCTAAACAAACTCTAAAA AGTAATGATGCAGAGTCATGTGACTTCACCATCCATGAAATATTCCGTTTCGGGGAGCTCCTGATGTCTGGAGATCATAGATGTGTGGAAACATTATTTATCGCAGATGAAACTCTGGTCCATACAAGTCCTGCATTTAAACATCTCCAGCAAAACAGGAGTCTCTTTGTCAACAG GAACTGTCTGGAGAAATACCTTCGTGATGCCTGTGGAAGCAAAGGAACTAAGCAACTATATCGCTGGACAGATGGACATTCTCCAACAGAAGTTCTCACTGACCGCATGTCTAAACTCGCTTATATCATCATCCGTCTTCTTCAAAATGCAGT GGACATCATTAAAGGAGGGCCAATCATTGTATATAGGCTAGATGAATCAACAGAAAAGGAAATGCTGATGAAGATTAGACACGGCGCATTAACCATTGGAGAAACGTTGGACGAAATCAACAG GCTCCTGTCAATTATAAATGACAATAAAGCAGATGTACCAGACAATACTAAGGATGTGACCGCTTTCCTAGAAAACTGGCTTATTCAACTCAGAAGGGAACAATTCTGA
- the LOC138330058 gene encoding uncharacterized protein, with protein sequence MSRPIHSFTQQLLNTEALRYQPSFKETKMAVPPGGLQEICFSFDTTGSMYSCLDEVRGRIQDMIQRLQADIPGIRIAVFAHGDYCDKSNYITKHIDFSTDVGTLCKWVNDVGRTGGGDADECYELVLHEVQSLDWTPGSQRALVMIGDNNPHEPGYPQNKKKLNWRTEADNLSKMGVRIYSVQCKNYSGADHFYETIAEKTDGQYLKLAQFTNLFDFIMSICYREKGAEFLQDYEKEVRAREATGGIHKDLDNLFGVLRRADSSHDDTKMDTTAVPKPVPLIKPPSLTKVPSLTAMKKKLGRTSSASKRARTGMKNRKVTKKELPPKPRRENVPESSFSLSGRRWSNWQTCLSCDKTDSELWEKRNGGHLGYRRKHIFDGRLTRPTLYEFSVQTAAGHKRHIMYSKLCHGLTNDGKWEHRLLGQKDIRSQIEDILSKGCSVAVRRLKLINRKNSKAKAINSLRCYDYAWRRQSSLRTTHRSVVKGSVQISNDVF encoded by the exons ATGAGCCGGCCAATACACAGCTTCACACAACAACTGTTGAACACAGAAGCACTTCGATATCAACCATCATTTAAAG aAACAAAAATGGCAGTACCACCTGGCGGATTACAGGAAATATGCTTTTCCTTCGACACAACTGGATCCATGTACAGCTGTCTGGACGAGGTAAGGGGACGGATCCAGGATATGATCCAACGTCTTCAAGCGGACATTCCCGGAATCAGGATCGCTGTCTTCGCTCATGGCGATTACTGTGACAAATCTAACTACATCACAAAACATATCGACTTTTCCACCGACGTTGGGACGCTGTGTAAGTGGGTAAACGACGTCGGGAGGACAGGTGGCGGCGACGCAGACGAATGTTACGAGCTGGTTCTGCACGAGGTCCAAAGTCTGGACTGGACGCCAGGATCACAAAGGGCGCTGGTCATGATTGGGGACAACAACCCACATGAACCTGGATATCCCCAAAAcaagaaaaaattaaattggAGAACGGAAGCAGACAACCTATCGAAAATG GGTGTCCGGATTTATTCTGTCCAGTGCAAGAACTATTCAGGAGCAGACCATTTCTACGAAACCATAGCCGAGAAAACTGATGGCCAATACCTTAAACTCGCCCAGTTCAccaatttatttgatttcatcatGTCGATCTGCTACAGAGAAAAGGGAGCAGAATttctacag GATTACGAAAAGGAGGTGAGAGCTCGAGAGGCTACAGGTGGTATTCACAAAGATTTGGACAATCTGTTTGGGGTTCTCCGGCGGGCTGATAGTAGTCATGACGACACAAAAATGGACACAACTGCGGTACCAAAGCCTGTACCCCTGATCAAGCCGCCATCCCTCACCAAAGTACCATCATTGACGGCCATGAAGAAAAAACTAGGCAGAACTTCTTCGGCGTCTAAGCGTGCACGAACAGGAATGAAAAATCGCAAGGTGACCAAG AAAGAATTGCCACCGAAACCGAGAAGAGAAAATGTACCTGAATCAAGCTTCTCTCTATCCGGCAGAAGGTGGAGTAATTGGCAAACGTGCTTGTCATGTGATAAAACTGATAGTGAATTATGGGAGAAAAGaaatggtggccatcttggttaCAGAAGGAAACATATCTTTGATGGGAGGCTGACAAGACCAACCCTTTACGAATTCTCAGTACAAACAGCTGCCGGTCACAAACGGCATATCATGTACTCAAAACTTTGTCACGGATTGACAAACGATGGCAAATGGGAACATCGTCTACTTGGACAAAAAGACATTCGTAGCCAAATTGAGGACATTCTCTCTAAAGGTTGTTCGGTCGCTGTGCGACGTTTAAAACTTATCAACAGAAAAAACAGCAAAGCTAAGGCAATCAATTCATTACGTTGCTATGACTACGCATGGCGTCGCCAAAGCAGTCTGCGCACAACACATAGATCTGTTGTCAAAGGTTCTGTCCAAATCTCTAACGATGTCTTCTAA